A window from Eubalaena glacialis isolate mEubGla1 chromosome 1, mEubGla1.1.hap2.+ XY, whole genome shotgun sequence encodes these proteins:
- the TSN gene encoding translin isoform X1: protein MSVSEIFVELQGFLAAEQDIREEIRKVVQSLEQTAREILTLLQGVHQGAGFQDIPKRCLKAREHFGTVKTHLTSLKTKFPAEQYYRFHEHWRFVLQRLVFLAAFVVYLESETLVTREAVTEILGIEPDREKGFHLDVEDYLSGVLILASELSRLSVNSVTAGDYSRPLHISTFINELDSGFRLLNLKNDSLRKRYDGLKYDVKKVEEVVYDLSIRGFNKETAAACAEK, encoded by the exons GAAATCCGAAAAGTTGTACAGAGTTTAGAACAAACAGCTCGAGAGATTTTAACTCTACTGCAAGGGGTCCATCAGGGTGCTGGGTTTCAGGACA TTCCAAAGAGGTGTTTGAAAGCTCGAGAACATTTTGGTACAGTAAAAACACATCTGACGTCTTTGAAGACCAAGTTTCCTGCTGAACAGTATTACAG GTTTCACGAGCACTGGAGGTTTGTGCTACAGCGCCTGGTCTTCTTGGCAGCCTTCGTCGTGTACTTGGAGTCGGAGACCCTGGTGACTCGAGAGGCGGTCACGGAGATCCTTGGCA ttgAGCCAGATCGGGAGAAGGGATTTCATCTGGATGTAGAAGACTATCTCTCGGGAGTTCTCATTCTTGCTAGTGAACTG TCGAGACTGTCGGTCAACAGCGTGACCGCCGGAGACTACTCCCGGCCCCTGCACATCTCCACCTTCATCAACGAGCTGGATTCCGGCTTCCGCCTCCTCAACCTCAAAAACGACTCCCTGCGGAAGCGCTACGACGGCCTGAAGTACGACGTGAAGAAAGTGGAGGAGGTGGTCTACGACCTCTCCATCCGCGGCTTCAACAAGGAGACGGCGGCGGCCTGTGCGGAGAAGTAG